In the genome of Lynx canadensis isolate LIC74 chromosome F1, mLynCan4.pri.v2, whole genome shotgun sequence, one region contains:
- the LOC115505659 gene encoding olfactory receptor 6K2-like: MESPNQSATQGFIFSAFPYSWGSSVTCFIPLLFIYTFIVIGNLVIITVVQLNAPLHTPMYFFIGTLSFLEIWYTTATIPKMLASLLGEKTISLNGCLLQMYFFHSTGISEVCLLTAMAFDHYLAICSPLHYPTIMTPRLCAQLTLGCCVCGFITPLPEIAWISTLPFCGSNRLEHIFCDFLPVLRLACTDTQAIVMIQVVDTVHAVEIITAVMLIFMSYVGIVAVIVRIRSAEGRRKAFSTCVSHITVFLLFFGSVALMYLRFSATYSLFWDTAIALAFAVLSPFFHPIIYSLRNKEMKEAIKKHLGQAKIFFHKTEDLK; this comes from the coding sequence ATGGAGAGCCCCAATCAAAGTGCCACTCAGGGGTTCATCTTCTCTGCTTTCCCTTATTCCTGGGGAAGTTCTGTCACCTGTTTTATTCCACTGCTCTTCATTTACACCTTCATTGTCATTGGAAACCTTGTCATCATCACAGTGGTCCAGCTGAATGCTCCCCTCCAcacacccatgtacttcttcATTGGCACCCTTTCCTTTCTGGAGATCTGGTACACTACAGCGACCATTCCAAAGATGCTTGCCAGCCTGCTCGGTGAGAAGACCATTTCCTTAAATGGTTGCCTCCTGCAGATGTATTTCTTCCATTCCACTGGCATCAGCGAGGTTTGTCTCTTGACAGCTATGGCCTTTGACCACTACCTGGCCATCTGCAGCCCTCTTCATTATCCCACTATCATGACCCCCAGGCTGTGTGCCCAATTGACTTTAGGTTGCTGTGTTTGTGGCTTTATCACACCCCTCCCTGAGATTGCCTGGATCTCGACACTGCCATTTTGTGGCTCTAATCGCCTGGAGCATATCTTCTGTGACTTCCTCCCCGTGCTACGCCTGGCCTGCACAGACACACAAGCCATCGTCATGATTCAGGTGGTGGATACTGTCCACGCAGTGGAGATTATCACAGCCGTAATGCTCATTTTCATGTCCTATGTTGGCATTGTGGCTGTAATTGTACGTATTCGGTCAGCTGAAGGCCGCCGCAAGGCCTTTTCCACGTGCGTCTCCCACATCActgtctttttgcttttctttggcaGTGTGGCCCTCATGTACCTACGCTTCTCGGCCACCTACTCCTTATTCTGGGACACAGCCATTGCTCTGGCCTTTGCAGTCTTGTCCCCCTTCTTCCACCCCATAATCTACAGTCTGAGGAACAAAGAGATGAAGGAAGCTATAAAAAAACACTTGGGTCAAGCTAAAATCTTTTTTCATAAGACCGAGGATCTCAAGTAA